Proteins found in one Neodiprion lecontei isolate iyNeoLeco1 chromosome 6, iyNeoLeco1.1, whole genome shotgun sequence genomic segment:
- the LOC107216941 gene encoding calpain-D-like, translating to MGSIASVLQWHCSKCSLINPTESTSCARCGEPRRVYDNKTNPETSSPSSTNVCEKNNPDSANSTPPTPPPRLNFTNQLKCYIPKTSCVYHQKPFSFTVKNNNVVPSGNDPGSRSSDKISRRNSWSGRTRIESVSLKHGVSVPLLPTRWTCIRCLQPNSQSSVAKCIACGTISLPASNQEGHIWTRKARRPEVRKLKNLHLNDDEDPAKSSSSGLEDGVLNVEFNATSTPSNLDKTNKDMAQLTSLGRSDRTRSNRESWTLPPVETMDSPSMAYTDNIDNSQRSPKRHSPSVYERVKSKVSRSLSNGSVVQKLSEAGIQRPTSLIVSEVQQDNALWSCDNCTLDNAPGLEQCEACEAPRSPAPCSGVVISVPAWEPRALSSAGLPTYRRSFSEVDSVTNNVIQRKTANRRSLNDEEPPAVPPHSVGFNSKPKYSYIGISDPETPPPLPRKQNSKLGITAAKTLTESISSAGEAAEAGPLKRMWTCRKCSYAYNPLWSTGCDICSSSRSPPSLAQPSLITVTKDGASCRSQASSPIIVSRDSVRYTPPKSATLATAEADLDDLIELPSPAWTCKKCTLLNAATRTTCEACAGSKLRSVSHLDDPTLRKGESWVCPSCTLRNPLTAQSCNACKTFADFLEVPRDNRVSGQRSPSPRLTCPPSASSRAVTPRHRNSVRRNGSGAGDKRQSRTKEITHAQWQCKLCTFENKSTNGSCEMCQSSKTLSQIPGDRLRLGEPGTSTLRIQRQESVVMENLRQIEEREALEKWERIVRYCKETNEPFVDDSFPPAPKSLYYNPAETKDNHVVQWRRPHQINVDSSVDSKLPWAVFRTPLPSDISQGVLGNCWLLSALAVLAESDELVRRVLVMKETCPEGAYQVRLCKDGKWTTVLVDDLLPCDKRGHLVYSQAKRKQLWVPLIEKAVAKIHGCYEALVSGRAIEGLATLTGAPCESVPLQPSALPSEDELDKDLIWAQLLSSRQAMFLMGASCGGGNMKVDEEEYQRKGLRPRHAYSVLDVRDVQGIRLLRLRNPWGHYSWKGDWSDDSPIWTAQLREMLMPHGASDGVFWISFDDVLKYFDCIDICKTRVGWSEVRLRGTLPPLSSLRHLSCVLLTVLEPTETEFTLFQEGQRNSEKSQRSQLDLCVVVFRTRSPAAPEVGRLVEHSKRQVRGFVGCHKMLERDLYIVVCLAFNHWHTGMEDTSSYPEYVLAIHSSKRLLVEQISPPAFVLADAIISLTLAKGQRHEGREGMTAYYLTKGWAGLVVMVENRHVNKWIHVKCDCHESYNVVSTRGQLRTADSVPPLHRQVIIVLTQLEGSGGFSIAHRLTHRLANSGNLHDWGPPDTQHCPPIDTQVEGLHSPRLIT from the exons ATGGGGTCAATCGCTTCGGTGCTACAGTGGCATTGTTCAAAGTGTTCTCTCATAAACCCGACCGAGAGCACGAGCTGCGCCAGGTGCGGGGAACCTCGTAGGGTATACGATAATAAAACAAATCCCGAAACATCATCCCCGAGCAGTACAAAtgtctgtgaaaaaaataatcccgATTCCGCGAACTCTACGCCTCCAACACCGCCACCACGACTCAATTTTACGAATCAGTTAAAATGCTACATACCAAAAACTAGCTGCGTTTACCATCAAAAACCGTTCTCGTTCAccgtaaaaaataacaacgtCGTTCCGTCTGG GAATGATCCCGGATCAAGAAGCTCGGATAAAATATCTCGGCGCAACTCTTGGTCTGGGAGGACGAGAATTGAATCTGTATCATTAAAACACGGTGTATCTGTACCTTTGTTACCTACTCGCTGGACTTGCATCAGATGTTTGCAACCAAACAGCCAAAGCTCAGTGGCCAAGTGTATCGCCTGTGGAACTATTTCCTTGCCCGCATCGAATCAGGAAGGTCATATTTGGACGCGGAAAGCGAGGAGACCCGAAGTTCGCAAACTTAAAAACCTTCACCTCAATGATGACGAGGATCCAGCTAAAAGTTCGTCTTCGGGACTGGAAGATGGTGTTTTAAATGTGGAATTCAACGCAACATCAACTCCTTCCAATCTCGATAAAACCAATAAAG ACATGGCCCAGCTGACCAGCCTCGGTCGTAGTGACAGAACAAGGTCCAACCGCGAAAGTTGGACGCTACCTCCTGTCGAAACCATGGATTCGCCCTCAATGGCCTATACGGACAACATAGATAATTCTCAGCGTTCACCAAAGCGTCACAGTCCCTCGGTGTACGAGCGTGTGAAATCTAAAGTGAGCCGTTCATTGTCGAATGGTTCTGTTGTTCAAAAGTTATCGGAGGCTGGGATCCAAAGACCAACTAGTCTCATAGTTTCGGAGGTGCAACAAGACAATGCCTTGTGGAGCTGCGACAACTGTACGCTAGATAATGCACCTGGCTTGGAACAATGCGAGGCATGCGAAGCACCTAGGAGCCCTGCACCCTGTAGCGGCGTAGTTATAAGTGTACCGGCATGGGAGCCGAGAGCGCTTTCTTCTGCAGGCCTTCCGACATACCGGCGATCATTTTCGGAAGTTGACTCTGTCACTAATAATGTAATACAGAGAAAAACTGCAAACCGTCGTAGTTTAAATGATGAAGAACCTCCGGCTGTGCCACCACACTCTGTTGGGTTTAATTCAAAACCAAAGTATTCATACATAGGGATATCTGACCCAGAAACTCCCCCACCACTGCCAAGAAAACAGAATAGCAAATTGGGCATCACGGCTGCAAAAACACTCACTGAGTCAATAAGTTCGGCTGGTGAGGCAGCAGAGGCTGGGCCTCTAAAGCGTATGTGGACTTGCCGGAAATGTTCCTATGCCTACAATCCTCTTTGGTCAACTGGATGTGATATCTGCTCTTCTTCAAGATCACCTCCGTCTCTGGCTCAACCAAGTTTAATTACAGTAACTAAAGACGGAGCAAGTTGTAGATCACAGGCCTCGTCTCCCATCATTGTTTCACGAGACAGCGTAAGGTATACTCCGCCAAAATCGGCGACCTTAGCAACAGCGGAGGCTGATCTAGACGATCTAATCGAACTTCCATCACCTGCCTggacttgtaaaaaatgtacgtTACTAAATGCTGCTACAAGGACAACGTGTGAAGCCTGTGCCGGGTCAAAACTGAGAAGCGTCAGTCATCTCGATGACCCAACGTTAAGAAAGGGGGAGAGCTGGGTGTGTCCATCATGCACTTTACGGAACCCATTAACTGCACAAAGCTGTAATGCCTGCAAAACCTTTGCTGATTTCCTCGAAGTCCCAAGGGATAACAGAGTCTCAGGACAAAGAAGTCCCAGTCCCAGGCTGACGTGTCCACCTTCGGCAAGCTCAAGAGCAGTTACACCTAGGCACAGGAATTCAGTTCGTAGAAACGGATCTGGAGCGGGAGATAAGAGGCAATCTAGGACCAAAGAAATTACCCACGCACAG TGGCAATGCAAATTGTGCACTTTTGAGAACAAAAGTACGAACGGAAGTTGCGAAATGTGCCAAAGTTCAAAGACTCTGTCTCAAATTCCTGGGGACAGGCTTAGGCTCGGCGAACCTGGAACTAGTACTCTGAGAATTCAAAGACAGGAAAGTGTTGTTATGGAAAATTTACGCCAAATTGAAGAGAGAGAAGCCTTAGAAAAATGGGAAAGAATCGTTCGTTACTGTAAAGAG ACAAACGAACCGTTTGTCGACGACTCTTTTCCCCCAGCTCCAAAATCATTGTACTACAATCCTGCGGAAACGAAAGATAACCATGTGGTCCAGTGGAGAAGACCGCATCAAATAAATGTTGACTCAAGTGTCGATTCCAAGTTGCCCTGGGCAGTCTTTAGGACACCCTTACCTTCCGATATTTCTCAAGGTGTTTTAGGAAATTGTTGGCTTCTATCCGCGCTAGCAGTACTTGCCGAAAGTGACGAATTGGTGAGAAGAGTGTTAGTTATGAAAGAAACTTGTCCCGAAGGGGCGTACCAAGTCAGATTGTGCAAGGATGGAAAATGGACCACCGTACTTGTTGACGATCTACTTCCCTGTGATAAAAGAGGACATCTTGTTTACTCTCAG GCAAAGAGAAAACAATTATGGGTACCACTGATCGAGAAAGCAGTAGCTAAAATCCATGGATGTTATGAAGCACTGGTTTCTGGTCGAGCTATCGAAGGACTAGCTACCCTCACGGGTGCTCCTTGTGAAAGTGTACCACTACAGCCTTCCGCTTTACCAAGTGAAGATGAATTAGATAAAGATTTAATTTGGGCACAGCTTTTGTCTTCAAGACAAGCTATGTTCTTAATGGGTGCTAGCTGCGGAGGAGGCAATATGAAAGTTGACGAAGAAGAATATCAACGGAAAGGACTTCGTCCAAG gCATGCATACTCAGTGTTGGATGTAAGGGACGTACAA GGAATAAGATTGCTACGATTGCGCAATCCTTGGGGCCACTACAGTTGGAAAGGAGATTGGTCTGATGATAGTCCGATCTGGACGGCGCAACTCCGAGAGATGCTTATGCCTCATGGCGCATCAGATGGTGTATTTTGGATATCATTTGATGACGTTTTGAAGTACTTTGATTGCATTGACATCTGCAAAACGAGAGTTGGATGGAGCGAAGTTCGTTTAAGGGGTACTCTACCACCTTTGTCGTCATTGAGACATTTATCATGCGTCTTGCTAACTGTACTAGAACCTACCGAGACGGAATTTACGTTATTTCAAGAGGGTCAAAG GAATTCGGAAAAATCTCAGCGTTCTCAATTGGATCTATGCGTAGTGGTTTTTCGGACCCGGTCGCCAGCAGCACCAGAAGTTGGTCGGCTGGTAGAGCACAGCAAACGTCAAGTTCGTGGCTTTGTCGGTTGTCATAAAATGCTGGAAAGGGACCTGTACATTGTGGTGTGCCTTGCTTTTAACCACTGGCACACAGGTATGGAAGATACATCAAGTTATCCGGAATATGTACTTGCAATTCACAGTTCGAAGAGACTGTTGGTCGAACAAATTTCACCACCAGCATTCGTATTGGCTGATGCTATTATCAGCTTGACATTAGCCAAAGGTCAACGGCATGAG GGTAGAGAAGGCATGACGGCCTATTACTTGACGAAAGGTTGGGCAGGTTTAGTCGTAATGGTTGAAAATCGTCACGTGAACAAATGGATACACGTAAAATGTGATTGTCACGAAAGTTATAATGTTGTGTCTACCAGAGGGCAACTCAGAACAGCTGACAGCGTACCTCCGTTGCACAG GCAGGTCATCATTGTCTTAACACAACTAGAAGGCAGTGGCGGTTTTTCAATAGCTCACCGACTTACGCATAGATTAGCCAATAGTGGAAACTTACATGACTGGGGTCCGCCAGATACTCAACACTGTCCACCCATAGACACTCAAGTCGAAGGTCTACATAGTCCTCGTTTGATAACGTGA